One Purpureocillium takamizusanense chromosome 1, complete sequence genomic window carries:
- a CDS encoding uncharacterized protein (TransMembrane:1 (o625-649i)~EggNog:ENOG503P0FV) — protein sequence MEFHQPLINKRPRSCAEVDISDPPLQSLFPLLNAGYAYAPLQLDISTVPDQLPAAYGFATGFSSGLETYEGSPSVHSSAKRRRLGPYIPMSPAGAVPSLSSLYEKASEVESMGHMSNNEPSMPSRWSEAAPPSAQSPLARQMNSLSLFLCPCPGLGWEQQDGYSPLGEASTTAYDSNQPYTTEKQPSMHLSSQDMEAIFSPLGDSSFESIDAGEIVESFQHQPHHTATESLISSSYLQNEYSSHEAEVVGPGAFVTDYLSNIDPPQLISCTQDYIDPLTPSPLPFQTVSGGVESSPCGVASARTSDHVSPGHWHEAPMQPSSFDILLPDQRGGGKRGPFKDAKLREQTAQTRRTGSCIRCRMQRIRCESDPKDPSGICLTCANVANTKAGRFPCLRYKITDVKLYKPGQVPGYEWTRRWTNSITDPIQKWASSDVKIIHVSAGFSRRVIELQVRRFIPQDGDKLVRTWDHNGTKRSVAIPPYALIDLEATKLAYELHIQDIMNDSIQNVLDRPDGLLYKTYFRAVRLMQDPSMEEDAMKLIKLTLTLWVSIRLSTTSGFIVGDETLGMPNNILDDTNPSAGKIPTPPVLGAQLDLVLIHHIQTKLRRDMLEILQKLVLKNKQKSWFVTYLVTFILLHNTALITAHDAGYARKHGIKRRFAREDKVREYHLGANILLAHFHYCNKGMYPFSDECKDKDLRVLADLSDEEIQFVHATKQYAKQHRREWEDIKDGSDYERDFFFVSQLFEENWKPRPTI from the exons ATG GAGTTTCATCAGCCCCTCATCAACAAGCGACCTCGGTCCTGTGCCGAGGTTGATATCTCTGATCCTCCGTTGCAGTCCCTTTTCCCACTACTGAACGCGGGATACGCGTACGCGCCACTCCAACTTGACATATCAACCGTGCCGGACCAGTTGCCCGCGGCTTATGGCTTCGCCACTGGCTTCTCTTCCGGTCTTGAAACGTATGAAGGCTCCCCATCGGTACATTCGTCAGCAAAACGACGGCGCCTTGGGCCATATATCCCCATGTCTCCAGCAGGCGCCGTCCCAAGTCTGTCAAGTCTCTATGAGAAGGCCTCCGAGGTAGAATCTATGGGCCACATGTCGAACAACGAGCCGTCGATGCCATCGCGGTGGTCAGAGGCGGCCCCGCCTTCGGCGCAGTCGCCTCTGGCGCGGCAAATGAACAGCTTGAGTCTCTTTCTGTGCCCTTGCCCCGGACTTGGGTGGGAACAGCAAGATG GATACTCTCCGCTTGGGGAGGCCTCGACCACTGCTTATGATTCGAACCAGCCATACACAACAGAAAAGCAGCCGTCTATGCACCTGTCGTCGCAGGACATGGAGGCAATATTCTCGCCTCTGGGGGATAGCTCATTCGAATCTATCGATGCCGGCGAGATCGTGGAGTCTTTCCAACACCAGCCTCACCATACAGCGACCGAGTCTCTGATATCGTCAAGCTACCTGCAGAACGAGTACAGCTCCCATGAAgccgaggtcgtcgggcCCGGGGCATTCGTTACAGATTACCTGAGCAACATTGACCCCCCGCAGTTGATAAGCTGCACTCAAGACTATATCGACCCTCTCACCCCGTCACCCTTGCCATTTCAAACGGTAAGCGGAGGCGTAGAAAGCTCACCATGCGGCGTGGCGTCGGCCCGGACGTCTGATCATGTCTCACCTGGACACTGGCATGAAGCGCCGATGCAGCCATCGAGTTTTGACATCTTACTTCCCGATcagcgcggcgggggcaAACGAGGCCCTTTCAAGGATGCCAAACTTCGTGAGCAGACGGCGCAaacgagacggacggggtcGTGCATTAGGTGTAGAATGCAACGAATACGC TGCGAATCGGATCCCAAAGACCCGAGTGGCATATGCCTGACCTGCGCCAACGTAGCAAACACAAAGGCAGGGCGATTCCCTTGCCTGAGGTACAAAATCACAGACGTCAAGCTGTACAAGCCTGGCCAGGTTCCCGGCTATGAGTGGACGCGTCGATGGACCAACAGCATCACTGATCCCATTCAGAAATGGGCCTCTTCCGACGTCAAGATCATACATGTGTCTGCTGGATTTTCACGGAGGGTCATTGAACTACAGGTTCGCAGGTTCATCCCCCAAGACGGCGACAAGCTCGTGAGGACCTGGGACCATAATGGAACCAAAAGATCGGTTGCCATTCCGCCGTATGCTCTCATCGACTTGGAGGCGACGAAGCTGGCATATGAGCTGCACATTCAAGACATCATGAATGATAGCATCCAGAATGTGTTGGACCGCCCCGACGGTTTGCTGTACAAGACGTACTTTCGGGCTGTGCGACTCATGCAAGACCCGTccatggaggaggatgccatGAAGCTCATTAAGCTGACACTCACATTGTGGGTGTCGATTCGGCTCTCTACAACGTCTGGCTTCATCGTCGGGGACGAGACGCTAGGCATGCCCAACAACATCTTGGATGATACAAACCCGAGCGCGGGCAAGATCCCGACGCCCCCCGTATTGGGAGCGCAGCTGGACCTTGTACTCATCCACCACATTCAGACGAAACTTCGCAGGGACATGCTGGAGATTCTGCAAAAGCTGGTGCTCAAGAATAAGCAGAAGAGCTGGTTCGTGACGTATCTGGTAACTTTCATACTGCTACACAACACGGCTCTCATTACAGCACACGATGCTGGGTACGCTCGAAAGCACGGCATAAAG CGCCGCTTCGCACGAGAAGACAAGGTCAGAGAGTATCACCTAG GCGCCAACATTCTGCTTGCCCACTTCCACTACTGCAACAAGGGCATGTATCCATTCTCAGATGAATGCAAAGACAAGGATCTGCGAGTGCTGGCAGACTTGAGCGACGAAGAGATCCAATTCGTTCACGCCACCAAGCAGTACGCGAAACAACACC GGCGAGAATGGGAGGACATCAAGGACGGAAGCGATTACGAGCGGGATTTCTTTTTCGTCAGCCAGCTGTTTGAAGAGAATTGGAAGCCACGACCGACGATATAA
- a CDS encoding uncharacterized protein (COG:E~EggNog:ENOG503NY61) has product MACSGSGPVAGPRALSEAPTVFVPTVNDAPLLPAGFPNRLDSPMAWTGTDFAKHSDFILCLDDVDIKETEAALEHFKALGLDGDVMSRESFPLPSLGPRLDKLRMNLHDGTGFGLIRGLNPQKYAIEDLTMLHLGIQCYIANRQGRQDKKGNMLVHIVADNSSKERATHHRHSTTPITFHNEEAGDIISWLTRSTAATGGKCIIASAYTVYNVLAASRPDLVRTLARSDWPFALPRFQCRPVMFYHQKRLITNFGRTALLGGASYARSERLPKLSSSQMEALNAIEDIARATELEIATQAGDMHFINNLAVLHRREGFVDGQAPTERRHLVRMRLRDDDLGWAIPADLALEWTKTFEPGRARTWHLQPMPDGFFPLRTQPN; this is encoded by the exons ATGGCctgctccggctccggcccTGTTGCCGGACCACGAGCCCTCTCGGAAGCTCCAACGGTGTTTGTGCCCACTGTCAACGATGCACCGCTCCTCCCCGCGGGCTTTCCGAACAGATTGGACTCTCCCATGGCATGGACGGGCACCGACTTCGCCAAACACTCGGACTTCATCCTTTGTCTTGATGACGTGGACATCAAGGAGACCGAAGCAGCTCTGGAACACTTCAAGG CCTTGGGgcttgacggcgacgtcatGTCGCGAGAGTCCTTCCCGTTGCCAAGTCTGGGACCCAGGCTGGATAAATTGCGCATGAACCTCCACGACGGAACAGGCTTCGGGCTTATTCGAGGATTAAATCCGCAGAAGTACGCGATTGAGGACTTGACAATGCTGCATCTCGGCATCCAGTGCTACATCGCCAACCGCCAGGGACGACAGGACAAGAAGGGAAACATGCTTG TTCACATTGTAGCGGACAACTCGTCCAAAGAGAGAGCcactcatcatcgccattCGACGACGCCAATA ACATTCCACAACGAAGAGGCTGGCGACATCATCAGCTGGCTGACTCGAAGCACCGCCGCTACCGGCGGAAAGTGCATCATTGCTTCGGCCTACACCGTCTACAATGTGCTTGCAGCGAGCCGTCCCGACTTGGTGCGCACGCTTGCTCGTTCTGACTGGCCCTTTGCTCT GCCCCGGTTCCAGTGTCGTCCAGTCATGTTCTACCATCAAAAGCGGCTGATCACCAACTTTGGCAGAACAGCGCTGCTGGGCGGTGCCAGTTATGCGCGTTCTGAACGCCTTCCCaagctcagcagcagccagatGGAGGCGTTGAACGCCATTGAAGACATCGCGCGCGCAACGGAACTCGAAATCGCCACTCAGGCTGGTGATATGCACTTCATCAACAACCTGGCCGTTCTGCACCGGCGCGAGGGGTTTGTCGACGGACAGGCACCGACGGAGCGGCGACACTTGGTTCGCATGAGGcttcgcgacgacgacctgggGTGGGCCATCCCTGCCGATCTGGCTTTGGAATGGACCAAGACCTTTGAGCCAGGACGAGCCCGAACCTGGCATCTCCAGCCCATGCCCGATGGCTTCTTTCCTCTGCGAACTCAACCCAACTGA